In a genomic window of Dyadobacter fermentans DSM 18053:
- a CDS encoding IS3 family transposase — protein sequence MGYSRQYFYKHCKSAQLRVQRESQVKTLVERERKLLPRLGTRKLYHQLRESLSASQIRFGRDQLFDLMRKHRMLIVPKRRYVQTTMSKHWLRKYPNLAKDLKVTRPDQLWVSDITYLKTDEGNCYLNLVTDAYSRKIMGYAIADNMEAVEMKKAFQMAVKCSMNGLEGLIHHSDRGLQYCSAEYTSIARFNHINISMTENSDPYENALAERMNKTMKEEFGLGNILPSRKLAGHLVDEAVQLYNNYRPHLSLQMQTPEYIYKQKSQSQKQLGSL from the coding sequence CTGGGTTATAGCCGCCAGTACTTTTATAAACATTGTAAATCAGCACAGTTACGGGTGCAACGAGAATCACAAGTGAAGACCTTGGTTGAACGAGAGCGAAAGCTTTTGCCACGTTTGGGTACCAGAAAGCTTTATCATCAGCTCAGGGAGTCCCTAAGCGCATCCCAAATCAGGTTCGGGCGTGATCAACTGTTTGATTTAATGCGAAAACATAGGATGCTGATCGTTCCTAAGCGGAGATATGTGCAAACAACGATGTCAAAACACTGGCTTAGAAAGTATCCAAACCTGGCCAAAGATTTGAAGGTAACCAGGCCCGACCAGCTATGGGTAAGTGACATCACCTACCTGAAAACCGATGAAGGGAATTGCTACCTAAACCTGGTAACAGACGCATATAGCAGGAAAATAATGGGCTATGCAATTGCTGATAATATGGAAGCGGTTGAAATGAAAAAGGCTTTCCAAATGGCTGTTAAGTGCAGTATGAATGGACTTGAAGGTCTTATCCATCATTCTGACAGAGGATTACAGTATTGTAGTGCCGAATACACCAGTATTGCGAGGTTTAACCATATCAATATCAGCATGACCGAAAACTCTGACCCATACGAGAATGCATTAGCAGAAAGGATGAACAAAACGATGAAGGAAGAATTTGGACTAGGAAATATTTTACCTTCCAGGAAACTGGCAGGTCATCTGGTCGATGAAGCCGTTCAGCTTTACAACAATTACAGACCACATCTGTCCTTACAAATGCAAACACCTGAATACATTTACAAACAAAAATCCCAGTCACAGAAGCAACTGGGATCATTATAA
- a CDS encoding DedA family protein, whose product MEFLTQFIDVFLHLDKHLFNIVEEYGTLTYVILFLIVFTETGLVIMPLLPGDSLLFAAGAIAANETTGLNVWLIIIILIIAALLGDNVNYFMGKTFGGQIKKREKILFLKREYLEKTEAFYEKHGGSTVIMARFIPIVRTVAPFVAGAGSMNYSKYIIFCILGALLWVPSLTLLGYFFGNMEVVKQNFELVIFGIIGISILPMIFSYLKTRFAKPSAA is encoded by the coding sequence ATGGAATTTTTAACTCAGTTCATTGATGTCTTCCTTCATCTGGACAAGCATTTGTTCAATATTGTGGAAGAATATGGTACACTCACTTACGTCATTCTGTTTCTAATTGTATTTACCGAAACCGGCCTGGTAATCATGCCGCTGTTACCCGGCGACTCGCTGCTGTTCGCTGCGGGCGCCATCGCTGCCAACGAAACCACCGGCCTGAATGTGTGGCTGATCATCATTATCCTCATTATTGCAGCATTGCTTGGCGATAATGTCAACTATTTCATGGGTAAAACGTTCGGCGGCCAGATCAAGAAACGCGAGAAAATCCTGTTCCTCAAAAGGGAATACCTCGAAAAGACGGAGGCGTTTTACGAAAAACACGGCGGCAGCACCGTTATCATGGCTCGTTTTATTCCCATCGTGCGCACAGTGGCACCTTTCGTAGCCGGCGCGGGAAGCATGAACTATTCGAAATATATCATTTTCTGCATCCTGGGCGCATTGCTTTGGGTTCCCTCGCTGACTTTGCTTGGCTACTTCTTTGGAAATATGGAAGTTGTTAAACAAAACTTCGAACTAGTCATTTTCGGCATCATCGGAATTTCAATCCTTCCAATGATTTTCTCCTACCTGAAAACCCGCTTCGCAAAGCCGAGCGCGGCTTAA
- a CDS encoding phosphosulfolactate synthase codes for MNFTLSQVPERSQKPRTKGLTMVMDKGLSVRETEDMLSTASPYIDIVKLGWATSFVSPNLDEKLAVYKNANIPVYFGGTLFEAFVVRNQFDDYRKLLDKYQLTHAEVSDGSIEMPQDVKCEYIHKLSQQVTVLSEVGSKDENKIIPPYKWIQLIKSELQAGAWKVIGEARESGNVGLFRASGEVRQGLVEEILTEIAFEDMIWEAPQKSQQVWFVKLLGANVNLGNIAPSELIPLETIRLGLRGDTFNHFLNAKTKQKWKIDSK; via the coding sequence ATGAATTTTACGTTATCGCAGGTTCCCGAGCGTTCCCAGAAACCCAGAACAAAAGGACTTACCATGGTGATGGACAAAGGGCTGAGTGTGAGGGAAACCGAAGATATGCTTTCTACCGCATCCCCTTACATTGATATCGTAAAACTTGGCTGGGCCACTTCTTTCGTTAGCCCGAATTTGGACGAAAAGCTTGCCGTATATAAAAATGCCAATATTCCGGTGTACTTCGGCGGAACATTGTTCGAAGCATTCGTTGTCCGTAATCAGTTCGATGATTACCGCAAATTGCTCGATAAGTACCAGCTCACGCATGCAGAAGTTTCCGACGGGTCCATTGAAATGCCCCAGGATGTGAAATGCGAGTACATTCATAAGCTTTCCCAGCAGGTAACCGTTTTGTCAGAAGTGGGCTCGAAGGATGAGAACAAGATCATCCCGCCCTACAAATGGATTCAGCTGATCAAATCAGAATTGCAGGCCGGTGCCTGGAAAGTGATCGGTGAGGCCCGCGAGTCGGGGAATGTGGGGCTTTTCCGTGCGAGCGGCGAGGTGCGGCAGGGGCTTGTGGAGGAAATCCTTACAGAAATCGCATTTGAAGACATGATTTGGGAAGCCCCTCAGAAATCACAGCAAGTGTGGTTTGTGAAGCTCCTGGGCGCCAATGTCAACCTGGGCAACATCGCACCCAGCGAACTCATCCCGCTTGAAACGATCCGCCTGGGCCTCCGCGGCGATACTTTCAACCACTTCCTGAATGCCAAAACCAAGCAGAAGTGGAAAATAGATTCCAAATAA
- a CDS encoding PaaI family thioesterase — MDTHAPTNPQMENMRLSFLRQFIGRPMDRHFSPVAKWLNGILVAIGEGEMEVEYVVREDMCNPMGTLHGGIAATILDDIVGTMVYAMGGEFGFISVNLNCDFLNPAVVGDVLTARSAVIRAGKNIVHVEGRLVNAQGRIVAKCTSNLIRTAFKLPLVPGQ; from the coding sequence ATGGACACACACGCACCAACTAACCCGCAAATGGAAAACATGCGGCTCTCTTTTCTTCGCCAATTCATCGGTCGGCCGATGGACCGGCATTTCTCGCCGGTGGCCAAATGGCTGAATGGCATCCTCGTCGCAATTGGAGAAGGTGAAATGGAAGTGGAATATGTTGTGCGGGAGGATATGTGTAATCCGATGGGCACATTGCATGGCGGTATTGCCGCTACTATTCTCGATGATATCGTCGGAACGATGGTTTACGCAATGGGCGGTGAGTTTGGCTTCATATCCGTGAACCTGAACTGCGATTTCCTGAATCCGGCGGTAGTGGGCGACGTGCTCACGGCCAGATCGGCGGTGATCCGTGCCGGAAAGAACATTGTTCATGTAGAAGGCAGGCTGGTGAATGCCCAGGGGCGGATCGTTGCGAAATGTACAAGCAACCTCATCCGGACAGCCTTTAAATTACCGCTCGTGCCGGGGCAGTAA
- the mazG gene encoding nucleoside triphosphate pyrophosphohydrolase produces the protein MEKQFSDLPESRQQQLMAFDRLLTIMDELREQCPWDRKQTMESLRHLTIEETYELSDAILNNDLQEIRKELGDVLLHIVFYAKIGSEEEGKDYTFDIKDVLHGICDKLVARHPHIYGDFVADTEEAVKQNWEKLKLKEGNKSVLSGVPASLPALVKAMRIQEKARGVGFDWDEKQQVWAKVEEELHEFKENFNIESADVIDQKEAEGEFGDLLFSLVNYSRFVDINPETALERTNKKFISRFQYLEEASKADGKSLSDMTLEEMDIYWNRAKALGV, from the coding sequence ATGGAAAAACAATTCAGTGACCTGCCTGAAAGCCGCCAGCAACAGCTCATGGCCTTCGACCGTTTGTTGACAATCATGGACGAACTCCGGGAACAATGCCCGTGGGACAGAAAGCAGACAATGGAAAGCCTGCGCCACCTGACGATCGAGGAAACTTACGAGCTATCCGATGCAATACTGAACAACGATTTGCAGGAAATCAGGAAGGAGCTGGGCGATGTGCTGCTGCACATTGTTTTTTATGCCAAAATCGGCTCGGAAGAGGAAGGTAAGGACTATACTTTTGATATCAAGGACGTGCTGCACGGCATATGCGATAAGCTGGTAGCGCGTCACCCGCACATTTACGGCGATTTCGTAGCCGATACGGAAGAGGCTGTGAAGCAGAATTGGGAGAAGCTGAAACTGAAAGAAGGCAACAAATCGGTCCTCTCGGGTGTGCCCGCATCCTTGCCCGCGCTTGTGAAAGCCATGCGCATTCAGGAGAAGGCGAGGGGCGTCGGCTTCGATTGGGATGAAAAGCAGCAGGTATGGGCCAAAGTGGAGGAAGAGCTGCATGAGTTTAAGGAGAATTTCAACATAGAATCGGCTGACGTTATTGATCAAAAGGAAGCCGAAGGCGAGTTTGGTGATTTGCTGTTTTCGCTCGTAAACTATTCAAGATTTGTGGATATCAATCCCGAAACGGCATTGGAGCGGACCAATAAGAAATTTATCAGCCGCTTTCAGTATCTTGAAGAAGCATCCAAGGCAGACGGCAAATCGCTGTCCGATATGACGCTGGAAGAAATGGATATCTACTGGAACCGGGCAAAAGCGCTCGGGGTTTAA
- a CDS encoding thiamine diphosphokinase encodes MSSHHIVREKQEPALIIANGEACSPELLGQLLEWSPFIVVLDHAIYRVLDLGIKIDVWMGDFDQPHDVEAIRERQHPLEIINTPDQEKTDLNKAIEFLIERGFPAANIVWATGRRADHAITNITDLVRYKEKIKLVLLDDYSKIFPLTGTFEKWYTAGTPISLIPIGTVDGIETSGLKYNLHKETLTMGHRTGSSNEAETDGMVRVSAQNGDLLIMECWDL; translated from the coding sequence ATGTCATCACACCACATCGTTCGGGAGAAGCAGGAGCCTGCTTTGATTATTGCTAATGGGGAAGCCTGCTCTCCGGAATTGTTGGGTCAGCTGCTGGAATGGAGCCCGTTTATTGTCGTGCTCGACCATGCTATTTACCGGGTCCTGGATCTGGGGATCAAAATTGATGTCTGGATGGGCGATTTCGATCAGCCGCACGACGTCGAAGCGATCCGCGAGCGGCAGCATCCACTGGAAATCATCAATACGCCCGACCAGGAGAAAACGGACTTAAACAAAGCCATCGAATTCCTGATCGAGAGAGGTTTTCCGGCCGCCAATATCGTTTGGGCTACGGGCCGTCGTGCGGATCATGCGATCACGAATATCACGGATCTGGTGCGTTACAAGGAGAAAATCAAACTGGTGTTGCTGGACGATTATTCCAAAATTTTTCCGCTCACAGGCACCTTTGAAAAATGGTACACCGCCGGCACGCCCATTTCGCTCATACCAATCGGGACGGTGGATGGCATTGAAACGAGTGGATTAAAATACAACCTTCACAAAGAAACCCTGACGATGGGGCATCGGACCGGCAGTAGTAATGAGGCCGAAACCGATGGCATGGTCAGGGTGTCCGCGCAGAATGGCGATCTGCTGATTATGGAGTGCTGGGATTTATAA
- a CDS encoding M1 family metallopeptidase, with the protein MLRILAGISLLLFSFNAFAQKGEFTHADTLRGSITPERSWWDLTYYHLSVRPNEKDSTLTGSTVIRYKVLKPYQTMQVDLQEPLNITRVVQDGETLTYRRDGNAFFITLKKTQETGKAESVEVFYTGKPRLAKRPPWDGGVQWVPDGKGNTIISTSCQGLGASVWWPCKDHMYDEPDSMLISITVPKNLMDVSNGNLRSVVENSDNSHTFNWYVDNPINNYGVNMNVANYVSWKETFKGEKGDLQLSYYVLPQNLEKAKEQFKQAPRMLKAFEHWFGPYPFYEDGYKLVEVPYLGMEHQSSVTYGNEYKMGYRGKDLSNTGWGLKWDFIIIHESGHEWFANNITYKDVADMWVHESFTNYSENLYTEFYFGKKAGEDYVIGTRGLIANDIPIVGIYGVNKEGSKDMYYKGGNMLHTIRQVVNDDEKWRQILRGLNKTFYHQTVYGSQIEQYVSEHAGRDLSKVFDQYLRDVRIPVLEYAFGSKGLQYRWTNVVNGFDMPVKVKLASGEEEMLNPTTDWKTLKVKGDKALTIDRNFYVEAKESKQASL; encoded by the coding sequence ATGCTCAGAATACTCGCCGGCATCAGTTTACTGCTCTTTTCATTCAATGCATTCGCTCAGAAGGGCGAATTTACACATGCCGACACCCTGCGCGGGTCGATCACACCCGAACGCTCCTGGTGGGACCTTACTTACTACCACCTCAGTGTGCGGCCCAACGAAAAAGACAGCACGCTCACCGGCAGTACCGTTATCCGATACAAGGTTTTGAAGCCCTATCAGACCATGCAGGTGGATTTGCAGGAACCTCTGAACATTACCCGGGTGGTTCAGGACGGCGAAACGCTGACTTATCGCCGGGATGGTAATGCATTTTTCATTACGTTAAAGAAAACCCAGGAAACCGGCAAGGCAGAGTCGGTTGAAGTATTTTACACCGGAAAGCCACGCCTTGCCAAGCGTCCGCCGTGGGATGGCGGCGTGCAATGGGTACCTGATGGAAAAGGCAATACCATCATTTCAACCTCATGCCAGGGACTGGGTGCCAGCGTGTGGTGGCCCTGCAAGGACCATATGTACGACGAACCCGACAGCATGCTCATCAGCATCACCGTGCCGAAGAATCTCATGGACGTTTCGAACGGCAACCTGCGGTCGGTGGTGGAAAACAGCGACAATTCGCATACTTTCAACTGGTATGTGGACAACCCGATCAACAATTACGGGGTGAACATGAATGTAGCCAACTATGTAAGCTGGAAAGAGACATTCAAGGGCGAAAAAGGCGATTTGCAACTGAGCTATTACGTACTTCCGCAGAACCTCGAAAAGGCGAAAGAGCAGTTCAAACAGGCTCCGAGGATGCTCAAAGCGTTCGAACACTGGTTTGGGCCTTATCCATTTTACGAAGACGGTTACAAGCTTGTGGAAGTACCTTACCTCGGCATGGAGCATCAAAGCTCGGTGACCTATGGTAACGAATACAAAATGGGTTATCGCGGCAAAGACTTGTCGAACACGGGCTGGGGACTGAAATGGGACTTCATTATCATCCACGAAAGCGGTCATGAGTGGTTTGCCAACAACATCACCTACAAGGATGTGGCCGATATGTGGGTGCACGAAAGCTTTACCAACTACTCCGAAAACCTATACACGGAATTTTACTTTGGAAAAAAAGCCGGCGAAGATTATGTGATCGGCACGAGGGGGCTCATCGCCAACGACATTCCCATTGTGGGAATTTACGGCGTGAACAAGGAAGGATCGAAGGATATGTATTACAAAGGCGGCAATATGCTGCACACGATCCGGCAAGTAGTGAACGACGATGAGAAATGGCGCCAGATCCTCCGTGGCCTGAATAAGACGTTTTATCATCAAACCGTGTACGGCTCCCAGATTGAGCAGTACGTAAGCGAGCACGCAGGAAGGGATCTTTCGAAAGTCTTCGATCAATATCTCCGTGATGTGCGGATACCGGTTCTGGAATATGCATTCGGCAGTAAAGGCCTGCAATACCGCTGGACTAATGTGGTAAATGGCTTTGATATGCCTGTGAAGGTGAAACTCGCCAGCGGCGAAGAGGAGATGCTTAACCCGACAACCGACTGGAAAACCCTGAAAGTAAAAGGTGACAAAGCCTTAACGATCGACCGGAATTTTTATGTAGAAGCGAAGGAATCGAAGCAGGCTTCGTTATAA
- a CDS encoding Kelch repeat-containing protein — protein sequence MKLLYYKAALLIALNAFAIRTQAQIWTVSEPENLPEKRHENAMATANGKLYLLGGRGVKPVDEYDLKKDSWKSLAPSPIEMSHFQAVTYKNEIYVLGAFTGGYPHEVPIPDIYIFNPIKNEWRKGAAIPENRRRGAAGAFVLNDKIYLVCGIQDGHWDGHVTWFDEFDPATGTWKTLPEAPRPRDHVQVAVLDSKLYVAGGRLSTARINQVLNTVIKEVDVYDFKTGKWSTMDASNNLPTLRAGNTTVVFNNKILVIGGESDAHLEAHNEVEAFNPQSQKWEKLPSLHQGRHGTQAVSLNRKVYIAAGSANRGGGPELNDMEILDK from the coding sequence ATGAAACTACTCTACTACAAAGCTGCCTTGCTGATCGCGCTGAATGCATTCGCGATTCGGACACAGGCGCAGATATGGACGGTTTCGGAGCCCGAAAACCTCCCTGAAAAAAGACATGAGAATGCGATGGCAACGGCCAACGGAAAACTATACCTGCTCGGCGGCCGGGGTGTCAAGCCGGTGGATGAATATGACCTGAAAAAAGACTCCTGGAAGAGCCTGGCGCCATCGCCGATCGAAATGAGCCATTTCCAAGCGGTAACTTATAAAAACGAGATTTATGTGCTCGGTGCATTCACGGGCGGCTATCCCCACGAAGTGCCGATCCCGGATATTTACATTTTCAATCCCATCAAAAATGAATGGCGCAAAGGTGCCGCCATCCCTGAGAACAGAAGGCGTGGCGCGGCGGGTGCATTTGTGCTGAATGACAAAATTTACCTCGTTTGCGGCATTCAGGACGGCCACTGGGACGGCCACGTGACCTGGTTCGATGAGTTCGATCCGGCAACTGGTACCTGGAAAACGCTCCCCGAAGCGCCCCGCCCGCGGGACCACGTGCAGGTGGCGGTGCTGGACAGTAAACTTTATGTTGCGGGCGGGCGCTTGTCCACGGCGCGCATTAACCAGGTTTTGAATACCGTTATCAAGGAAGTGGATGTGTATGATTTCAAAACCGGCAAATGGTCGACGATGGACGCATCCAACAACCTTCCTACGCTGCGTGCCGGCAATACAACCGTTGTTTTCAATAACAAAATACTGGTAATCGGCGGCGAAAGTGATGCGCATCTCGAAGCGCATAACGAAGTGGAGGCGTTTAATCCGCAAAGCCAGAAATGGGAAAAACTGCCTTCGCTGCATCAGGGACGCCACGGCACACAGGCCGTCTCGCTCAACCGGAAAGTCTACATTGCCGCAGGCTCGGCCAACCGCGGCGGCGGGCCGGAGCTTAACGACATGGAAATACTCGATAAATAA
- a CDS encoding glucoamylase family protein translates to MKLYFQLLLCLALFAGTQVDCRAQKKKQAAAKPAAFNPADRPKNLSDTALLELVQKQTFRYFWDFGHPVSGLARERSNIAFDYGDEVCTIGGTGFGVMAMVVAAERKWQPRDSVAARLLKMVKFLSKADHYHGIFPHWLNGATGKIVPFGRKDDGGDLVESSFLFQGLLAVRQYFDRDTALERELRSRITWIWNEAEWDWYTRGNPNQLYWHWSPNHGWAMNFELRGYNETLITYIMGAASPRYPITRQVYDKCWAQSDHFRNGREFYGVKLPLGFDGGGPLFFAHYSYLGLDPRNLKDQYADYWEQNVNHSLINYKHCVANPGKFKGYGENSWGLTASDTYNGYNAHSPTNDFGTITPTAALSSFPYTPEQSMKALRHFYDDLGDKIWSEYGFTDAFNESQNWYATSHLAIDQGPIIVMIENYRSGLLWKLFMKDPEVQAGLKKLGFESPALGASSKN, encoded by the coding sequence ATGAAGCTATACTTCCAACTACTGCTATGCCTCGCGCTGTTTGCCGGCACCCAGGTTGACTGCCGGGCGCAAAAGAAAAAACAGGCAGCTGCAAAACCGGCGGCATTCAATCCGGCCGACCGGCCTAAGAACCTCTCCGACACCGCATTGCTCGAACTGGTTCAGAAACAGACATTCCGTTACTTCTGGGACTTCGGTCACCCCGTAAGCGGCCTCGCCCGCGAGCGAAGCAATATCGCATTCGATTACGGCGACGAAGTGTGCACGATCGGCGGCACCGGTTTTGGTGTGATGGCAATGGTGGTGGCCGCGGAAAGAAAGTGGCAGCCCCGCGATTCTGTTGCCGCGAGGTTATTGAAAATGGTTAAATTCCTCTCGAAAGCCGACCATTACCACGGGATTTTCCCCCACTGGCTCAATGGCGCCACAGGCAAGATCGTTCCGTTCGGGCGAAAAGATGATGGCGGCGACCTCGTGGAATCGTCGTTCCTGTTCCAGGGACTTCTGGCGGTAAGACAGTATTTCGACCGCGACACTGCACTTGAACGCGAGCTGCGCAGCCGCATTACGTGGATATGGAACGAGGCGGAATGGGACTGGTACACCCGCGGCAATCCGAACCAGCTTTACTGGCATTGGAGCCCCAACCATGGCTGGGCGATGAACTTCGAGCTGCGCGGCTATAATGAAACGCTCATTACCTACATCATGGGAGCCGCCTCGCCGCGCTACCCGATTACCCGCCAGGTGTACGACAAATGCTGGGCGCAAAGCGACCATTTCCGCAACGGAAGGGAGTTTTATGGTGTAAAACTGCCGCTCGGTTTCGACGGCGGCGGACCGCTGTTTTTCGCGCACTATTCGTACCTTGGCCTCGATCCGCGCAACCTGAAAGATCAGTATGCCGATTACTGGGAGCAAAATGTGAACCATTCGCTGATTAACTACAAGCATTGCGTAGCCAACCCGGGCAAGTTCAAAGGCTATGGTGAAAACAGCTGGGGGCTTACGGCCAGCGATACTTACAATGGCTACAATGCGCATTCCCCTACAAACGATTTCGGGACGATCACCCCTACTGCGGCATTGTCGTCGTTCCCCTACACGCCGGAGCAGTCGATGAAGGCATTACGCCATTTTTATGATGATTTGGGCGATAAGATCTGGTCGGAATACGGCTTTACCGATGCATTCAACGAATCGCAGAACTGGTATGCCACATCGCACCTGGCGATCGACCAGGGACCGATTATCGTGATGATCGAAAACTACCGGTCGGGCTTGCTTTGGAAGCTGTTTATGAAAGATCCTGAGGTGCAGGCCGGTTTGAAAAAGCTCGGTTTCGAAAGCCCGGCACTGGGCGCATCCAGCAAAAATTAA
- a CDS encoding glucoamylase family protein: protein MPFKHLLIFCTLIWLGVSCKSEKEAPGPSTPGIPSSFGFNSLEVNGAYSGFKYNDVNLKPKIRFTFSAPLNNATIANGIVFRSAAGEAVAFSSTLEKSDSAVVITPSADLDYLTSYSVTASKALKSKAGGMLLSEAKVELVTTLDSADKFPVISDEALLTLVQRQTFKYFWDFAHPVSGLARERNTSGDVVTSGGSGFGIMTIPIAIERKFITHAQGLERMQKIVGFLKNAQTFHGAFPHWLNGATGVAVPFSEKDNGADLVETSFLVQGLLMVRQYFNANTAAETALRADINAIWEAVEWDWFRKSNENVLYWHWSPNFGWDMNHQIRGWNECLITYALAASSPKHAIDKTVYDNGWAGNGTFANGKDYYGITLPLGEPLGGPLFFSHYSFLGLNPTGLTDRFANYFTQNKAHTLVNYNYCKANPQQHYGYSDQCWGLTASDIPNGYNANSPSNDRGVITPTAALSAFPYTPAESMKALKFFYYKLGDKLWGEYGFHDAFSLDQLWFADSYLAIDQGPIVVMIENHRTGLPWKLFMSSPEVKTGLKKLGFSSPAL, encoded by the coding sequence ATGCCTTTTAAACACCTTCTTATTTTTTGTACGCTTATCTGGCTCGGGGTTTCCTGTAAATCGGAAAAGGAAGCCCCCGGGCCATCCACTCCCGGAATACCGTCGTCGTTCGGTTTCAATTCACTGGAAGTGAACGGCGCGTATTCGGGGTTCAAATACAATGATGTAAACCTGAAACCTAAAATCAGGTTTACATTTTCCGCTCCCCTTAATAATGCGACCATTGCGAACGGCATCGTGTTCCGCAGCGCTGCGGGCGAGGCCGTTGCGTTCTCCTCCACCCTTGAAAAGAGTGACAGTGCGGTGGTGATTACGCCTTCTGCCGATCTGGATTACCTGACCAGCTATTCGGTCACAGCCTCCAAAGCATTGAAATCTAAAGCCGGCGGAATGCTCCTGAGTGAAGCGAAAGTGGAACTCGTTACTACGCTGGACTCTGCGGACAAATTCCCGGTGATCAGCGACGAAGCATTGCTGACATTGGTCCAACGACAAACATTCAAATACTTTTGGGATTTCGCGCACCCGGTGAGCGGGCTCGCCCGCGAGCGCAACACTTCCGGCGACGTGGTAACCTCCGGCGGCAGCGGTTTTGGTATCATGACCATCCCCATTGCCATCGAACGTAAGTTCATCACCCATGCGCAGGGTTTGGAGCGGATGCAAAAGATCGTGGGTTTCCTCAAAAACGCGCAGACGTTTCACGGCGCATTCCCGCATTGGCTCAATGGCGCTACCGGCGTCGCGGTGCCGTTCAGCGAGAAGGACAATGGCGCTGATTTGGTAGAAACCTCTTTCCTCGTGCAGGGATTGCTCATGGTCCGCCAGTATTTCAATGCCAACACCGCCGCTGAAACCGCTTTAAGGGCAGATATCAATGCGATTTGGGAAGCGGTGGAATGGGACTGGTTCAGGAAAAGCAATGAAAATGTGCTCTACTGGCATTGGAGCCCTAATTTCGGCTGGGACATGAACCACCAGATCCGCGGCTGGAACGAATGCCTGATTACCTACGCATTGGCAGCCTCCTCTCCTAAGCACGCGATCGACAAGACGGTGTATGACAATGGCTGGGCCGGCAACGGCACATTTGCGAACGGCAAAGACTATTATGGCATCACATTACCACTGGGCGAGCCGCTGGGTGGGCCGCTGTTCTTCTCGCATTATTCGTTTTTAGGATTGAACCCAACGGGACTTACCGACCGTTTTGCCAATTATTTTACCCAAAACAAAGCGCATACCCTCGTCAACTATAACTACTGCAAGGCCAATCCGCAGCAACATTACGGTTACAGCGATCAATGCTGGGGCCTTACCGCAAGCGACATCCCGAACGGCTACAATGCCAACTCGCCGTCCAACGACCGGGGGGTGATCACGCCTACGGCCGCATTATCGGCGTTCCCGTATACGCCTGCGGAATCGATGAAAGCTTTGAAATTCTTCTATTACAAACTTGGCGACAAGCTGTGGGGCGAGTACGGTTTTCACGACGCGTTCTCGCTGGACCAGCTGTGGTTCGCGGATTCCTACCTCGCCATTGATCAGGGACCAATCGTGGTCATGATCGAAAACCACCGCACCGGCCTGCCCTGGAAGCTCTTCATGAGCAGTCCGGAGGTGAAGACCGGTCTCAAAAAGCTCGGGTTCAGTAGCCCTGCGCTTTAA